DNA sequence from the Antarctobacter heliothermus genome:
TGCGGATTCGTCCAGTTGGCGCTCCATCAGGTGGCCGTTCAGATGCAAGACAGTGACATCCATCCCGCGCAGGGACAGTCCGGCGGCCGCCTCTAGCCCCAACAGGCCACCACCGATGACAACGGCGCTGCCGCCCTTGCCTGCCGCCTCGACCATCGCGTTGGTATCGTCCAGATCGCGGTAAGTGATCACCCCCGGCAGATCCTTGCCCGACACCGGAATGATGAACGGCGCGGACCCGGTGGCAATCACCAGCTTGTCATAGGGCACCTCGCCCCCGGCGCCATGTACCGTTTTTGTGTCGCGATTGATGGCAGTCACCGCCTCGCCAAACCGACAGGTCACACCGCGCGCGGCGTACCAATCGGCGTCATGGGTGATGATTTCCTCATAGGTCTTTTCGCCCGACAGGACGGGGGACAGCATGATGCGGTTATAGTTTCCACGCGGTTCGGCATTGAACAGGGTGATGTCCCATTTGTCCGGCTCTGCGTCGGTCAGATGCTCCAGCACCCGGCCAGAGGCCATTCCGGCCCCGATGACGACAAGTTTCTGTTTCATGTCATGTGACCTCTCAAATGTACCAGGCGACGATATGCGCCAGCTCACCGCCCTTGTGGATCGGCACGGCAACCATGGTGCTGTAGCCCGCGCTCAGCCCGGCCTGACCGTATTGCACCACCGGCAACCCGGTGCCGATCACCCGCCCGATGGCCCCCTGAAAACCGGTCACGCGGCGTTCGTTGCCCGCGTTGTCAGGATCGCCCAAGGTGCCCTCTCGTGCGCAGATGCCATCCACCAGCAGCGCGGCATTGTCCCCGGCTCGGGCCTTGCGTGCGTCCCACAGCTCAAACCGGCGGGCGATGGGGGTGCCGCGTGCCGACAGCAGCGTCATGACATAGGTCTTGTCATGCGGCACCGGCACCGGCAGCCCCAGACCCGTGGTCAGACCCGCCTCACCCGCGCTCTCCGCGCGAATGAACCGATAGCCAGAGCCAAGATCGCGCATCAGCATCGGATGACCCGACACCCAGACACCCCCGGGCAAGCCCTGCCCCTTGGGGAAACTGGTGTGCTGGCTGACCCATTCGAAATGCTTGGCTGCGCCGTAATAACCGTCATCCAGCAACAGCAACCCGTCCTCTTCGTGCCAGACCTCGATCGCACCGGTGCGGGCGTCATCATCGCCGCACAACACCACAAGAACCGCCTTCAACTCATCTTCGTCAAAGATCGGCATCGCCACCGCACTGGTCAGGCCCGCCTCTGCCGCGGCCTCTGTCCGCTTGAAGTATGAGCCGTCAAAGCCCTTGAGCACCACGGGGCGTTCTTCGGCCCACGCCTTGCCCGGCAGGCCCTCGCCCTTGGCAAATTCCGTCCCGCGAGAAGTCTCCGCAAAGGCTGTCAGATCGCCATAGCTGCCCTCGACCAGCTTCAGCACGCCGCCCTCTGGCACCCAGACCTCTGTGACCTGAATGAATGTGCGGGTGGGGGTGTCGATAACCACGTCCATCATGCGGCCTCCTTGTTGTCTGCTTTGGCCGCGGCGGTGGCCGTCTTGGGTTTTGCGCCGTGTTCGTATTCTTCGAGAAAGCCCAGAACCTGCTCGCGGTAGTGGTAGTAATCGGGGTGTTCGAGCAGCGCCTTGCGGGTGCGCGGGCGCGGCAGATCGACGTTGACGATCTTGCCAATCGTGGCCTGCGGACCGTTGGTCATCATGACCACGCGGTCGGCCAGCAGGATCGCCTCATCGACGTCATGGGTCACGCAGACGGCGGTGACCTTGGTCCGCGACCAGACCTCCATCAGAACCTCTTGCAGTTCCCAACGGGTCAGGCTGTCCAGCATCCCGAACGGTTCATCCAGCAGCAGCAGCTTGGGCGACAGGGCAAAGGCCCGCGCGATGCCGACGCGCTGTTTCATGCCGTTCGACAGGTCGACAGCGGGCTTGTCCATCGAGTCCGCCAGACCCACGCGTTCCAGATAGTAGTCCACCACGTCCTGCCGCTCGGACCGGCTGGCGCGGGGATAGACCTTGTCGACGCCGATGGCGCAGTTTTCGCGCGCCGTCAGCCATGGGAACAACGAAGGCGACTGGAACACCACCGCGCGTTCGGGATCGGCCCCTTCAACGTGGCGACCGTCCAGCTTGATCGCGCCCTTGGAGATCGCGTTCAGACCGGCGGCCATGGTCAGCACCGTCGACTTGCCACAGCCCGAATGTCCGATCAGCGAGATGAACTCTCCCCGGTCCATCTTGAGGTTGAAATCCTCGACCACCGTCAGCGGGCCCTTGGGCGTCGCATAGACCTTGTGCAACTGGCTGAAGTCGAGAAAGCGTTCCTCGATCATCCCCTCTTGCGCGTCTTTGATAACCTTCGGGACGCCGTGGATGGGCGTCACGTCGGGCAGCACCTTGCTGCCTTCGGCGCGCGCCTTGATGCCCACATCCATCAGGTAGGTGGTGACAGCGGCGCGCAACGCCTTGAACCGGTCGTCATGGTTCATCGCCGTGCGGTCACGCGGGCGCTCGATCCCTACCTTGAACTCTTCACCCAAGGTCCCATCCGGATTCAACGCGATGATGCGGTCCGCCAGCAGGATCGCCTCATCCACGTCGTTGGTGATCAGCACGCAGGTCTTCTTGTCCGCCTCCCAGATATGCTCAATCTCTTCGGCAAGGTTGCCGCGGGTGAGCGCGTCCAGTGCCGACAACGGCTCATCCAGCAGCAGCACCTCGGGCGACATCGCCAGTGCCCGCGCCACGTTCACCCGTTGGCGCATCCCGCCCGACAGTTCCGCCGGACGGCGCGTGGCGGCATGGGACAGGCCAACCATCTGCACATATTGCGCGACCTTGGCGGCTTTATCCGCCGATCGCATCTTCGGGAACACCGTGTCGACCGCCAGCCGCACATTCCCCTCAACCGTCAGCCAGGGCATCAGCGAATAGTTCTGAAAGATCACCCCGCGCTCACGCCCCGGTCCGGTGATCGGCTCACCGCGAAAGGTGACGCTGCCCTTGGTGGGCTGTTCCAGCCCGGCCATCAGGTTGATCAGCGTGGTCTTTCCGGTGCCGGAAAAGCCCAGCAGCACCAGAAACTCCCCCTCTTCGACGCTCAGGTCGATGTTCTTGAGCACGTGGCTGGCATGGGTGCCGGTGCCAAAGCTTTTTGAGACGTTCTTGAATTCGATCACAGCCATGTCGCTCACCGATTGTTCGAGAAGGTGAAAAAGGACTGCAACGCGAACATCACGCGATCCAGTAGGAAGCCGATGATGCCGATGGTCAGGACGGCGACCATGATCTTGGCCAGCGACTGGCTGGAGCCGTTCTGGAACTCATCCCAAACGAACTTGCCCAGACCGGGGTTCTGCGCCAGCATTTCAGCGGCAATCAGCACCATCCAGCCCACACCCAGCGACAGCCGCAGCCCGGTAAAGATCAGCGGCAATGCCGAGGGCAGCACCAGCTTGGTGATCTTGGTATAGGTGTTCATCTTGAGCACCTTCGAGACGTTCACCAGATCCTTGTCGATGCTCGCCACTCCCAGCGCCGTGTTGATCAGCGTCGGCCAGAGCGAACACAGCGTCACCGTGATGGCCGAGATCAGGAACGACTTGGCGAACAGCCCGTCATTGCTGGTGTACATGGCAGACACGATCATCGTGACAATCGGCAACCACGCCAGCGGCGAAACCGGTTTGAAGATCTGCACCAGCGGGTTAATCGCAGCATTAGCCGTGGCCGACAGACCCGCCATGATGCCCAGCGGCACCGCGATGATTGTGGCCAGCAAGAAGCCGAAGAAGACCGTTTTGATAGAGGTCCAGATCTGCTGATAATAGCTGGGCGCGCCAGTGTAGGCGATGGATTTGACCTTGTCCGGTTCACCGGCATCGATGAACTTCTGGTTGCGCTTTTCAACCATGGTCTCGAACTTGGCCTGCTTGGCAGCCTTGGCGAGCGCGTCGTCATGCAGGTTCAGCGCCTCTTCCCAGACCTGCGCCGGTCCGGGCACCGCGCCCAGCGACGTCTGCACCTTGGGGGCCAGCGTGCCCCAGAGCATCAGAAAGACCATGATGGCGATCAGCGGCACCGCCAGCAGGCGCCAGATCTCTTTCATTTGGGCGGCGGGATTGTCCCCCGCGGCCACCCGCAGGATCGGCGTGATCCAGTTCAGACCAAAGGCCTGCAACCATTTGTCAGCCGTGTTGATACGGGTGAAAAGTCGGGCGCGGCGGGCCTCTTTGGCCTCAGCTGCGGTGAATTCGGGATCTACGGTCGTCATGTCTTGCGGTCCTCGATCTGAGGGGGGAGGCCCCGGGTCTACGCCCGGGGCGCGATGTACTTGATGGAACGCGCCCCGGACCTGTGATCCGGGGCCTCAGGGATTGGCCGGGATCAGCCTTTGACCTCGGCGCCGACAACGGTCTGCGCGCCCTTCAGGCCGATCGGCAGGCTTTCGAGGTACGCGTTGGGAGCGCGGCCGTCATATTCGATGCCGTCGATGATATCGGCCGCCGGGGTCGGCGCCTTGTAGCCATCGCTGTCCCAGGGGAAGTCGGCCTCATTCGCCAGACCTTCGTCGACCAGCATCCGGGCCGCTTCCAGATAAATATCCGGGCGGTAGACCGACTTGGCGACCTCATCGAACCAGTCATCCGACTTAGGCTCTGCGATCTGGCCCCAGCGGCGCATCTGCGTCAGGTACCAGACCGCGTCCGAGTAGAAGGGATAGGTGGCGTTGTAGCGGAAGAAGACGTTGAAGTCGGGCACCTCGCGCTTGTCGCCCTTTTCGTATTCGAATGTGCCGGTCATCGAGTTGGCGATCACGTCATAGTCCGCACCAACGTATTCCGCGCGGCTCAGGATCTCGACCGCCTCGGGGCGGTTGGCGTTGTCGTTCTCGTCCAGCCAGATGGCCGCGCGGATCAACGCCTTGGTCACTGCGATGGCGGTGTTGGGGTTGGCCTCGGCGAATTCCGCGGAGATGCCAAACACCTTTTCCGGGTTGTTCTTCCACAGTTCATAGTCGGTGATCACCGGCACGCCGATACCCTTGAAAACCGCCTGCTGGTTCCACGGCTCACCCACGCAATAGCCGTGGATTGTACCCGCCTCCAACGTGGCGGGCATCTGCGGCGGCGGCGTCACGGACAACAGCACATCGGCGTTGATCTGGCCGGTGATATTGTCGGGCGAATAGAATCCCGGGTGCAACCCGCCAGCCGCCAGCCAGTAGCGCAGTTCATAATTGTGGGTAGACACCGGGAAAACCATGCCCATGTTGAACGGCTTGCCTTCGGATTTGAACTGTTCGACCACCGGGGCCAGCGCAGTTGCCGAAATCGGGTGCACCGGCTTGCCGTCTTCCTGCGGGATATTCGGCTTCATCATTTCCCAGACCTCATTCGACACGGTGATGCCGTTGCCGTTCAGGTCCATCGAAAAGGGGGTGATGATATGTGCCTCTGTGCCGAACCCGATGGTCGCCGCCAGCGGTTGACCGGCCAGCATATGCGCACCGTCCAGCTGCCCGCCGATGACGCCGTCCAGCAGCACCTTCCAGTTGGCCTGCGCCTCAAGCGTGACAAACAGGCCCTCGTCCAGAAAATAGCCATTCTCGTAGGCCACGGCGAGCGGTGCCATATCGGTCAGTTTGATAAACCCAAAGGTCAGCTCATCTTTTTCAAGCTCAAGCATCTGGGCAAAAGCAGGGCTGACTAGAGCGGTGGTCGCCGCGAGGGAGAGGAGGAAAGACTTCATTCGGTCGGTTCCTTAACTTGGGGGCGCCCGGGTCCGTCGCGAAACACCGGGCAAAACAAAAAGCCGCAAACACGCCCTGTCTATGAGGACAGAGAGTGAGCGGCGTTGCTCGGGATAATCCCATTCGGTGGGAGGTATGTCGCGCGGTGCACGTCGTTGTGCTCCGGTGAACTCAGGATTTGCGAAAGCCCCGTTTCGATCAAGTCCTTTTGCTGCGGTGCCGCGAAAATTCAGATTTTCCGGGCCAACCTACGCCGCAGCGCCGCATTCTTAGGCATCAACTTGCCTCGGGATCAAAAATGCGCCCATCAAAGAACGCATCAGGCGGCAACAGGATCTGTCCTTTCTGAGAGGCAACCGCCGTCGTTTCCCGAATCGCGCCCTCTAGTTTCTCGGATGCGCCGGGCAAATCCGCACTCGTGTTGATTAGTTGCTGGCGGTAAATATCCGACCGAAAGACCTGCGCCGCCGTGGCACGCGCCTGCCCCTCATCCAGACCGAAACGGCGGGCAAGTCGGCTGGCAATCCACTTGGCTTGACTGCGCCAAGGAAAGTTGGCGACCCCGTCATGAAACCCGACAAAGCCCGGCACCTCTCTCTGCTCCGCATGGCCAGAGATCGTGAAGTGGCCGGTCAGCGCACGGTCGATCATCTCTGACGGCAGATCCAGATACGCCTTGTGGGCAAGGATCTCTGCCGCAGAGGTCCGGCTATCAGGGGAATCCAGCCATCTACCCGCCCGCCAGACCGCACGCATCAGCTTGCCCAGCAAATGCGGCTCCGTCTCTGCCCAGTCGGTGCGCACGGCCAGCACCTTTTCCGGTGCCAGCGACCAGATCGCCTTGCCCGGTAATAACAGCGCACCCGCCGCACTTTCCACCGCTTCTGACCCCCAAGGCTCTCCGACGCAAAAGGCATCGACGTCGCCCTCGGCCAAGGCCTGCGCCATCAGCGGCGGCGGCACGGTGCGCACCTCATAGCCGACGCGCGCCATATCCGATGCCTCAAGCCAATAGTGCAGCAGTTCCACATGCATCGAAAACGGAAACGGCACGCCAAAGACCAACGGGCGTTCAGCGGCGGCGGCGAGCGCGCGCGCCGCCGCCCCAGCATCGCGGAAATCAAAGGCAAAGCCCGCCTGCCGCAGGCGCTGTTCCAAAGCACGGCTGACGCCGATCACATTGCCATTCACCGAAAGAACAGACACCGCCGAAATCGGCTGCGTCACGCCGCCCAACCCCATGGCCATTGCCACCGGGACCGGCGACAGCAGATGCGCCGCGTCAACCCGCCCAAAAGCTAGCATATCGCGCACAGACGACCACGACGGAGCGGAAATGAGATCCAGCTCAATCCCCTCTTCGCGCGCAAAGCCCATCTCATGCGCCACAATCAACGGCGCGGCATCCACCAGCGGCACAAAGGCAATCGGCAGCGTCACTGTCTTCATGACAACAGCCCCGATGCAGTCACCAACGCCTCTGCCACCTCGGCCACCCGACGGCCCTGATCCATCGCGGCCTTGCGCAACATGGCATAGGCCTCTTCTTCTTCAATGCCGCGCGCCTTCATCAGCAGGCCCTTGGCGCGGTCGATAACTTTGCGTTCCTCCAAGGCGCGGCGCGTCTCGGCCAATTCGCGGCGCATCTTGCGCACCATCTGGAACCGCGCGATTGCCGCGTCCAATACCGGCTTCACTCGCTCGGGCTTCATCCCGTCGACCACATAGGCCGACAGTCCCGCCTCTACGGCCTCACGCGCAAGATTGCCCGCAGCACTGGAGACGAACATCGCCACTGGACGCTCCATCGGGCCAGAGGCCAGCGTGAGTTCCTCCAGCATGTCACGCGTTGGATTGTCGATGTCGATCAGCACCACATCCGGCGACAAGGCCGCAATCCGCCGCGCAAGGCTCGAGACATTGCCGATCACATGCACCTCATAGGGACCAGACGCCTGCAAGGCATCCACAATCGCGATAGCGCGTTCGCGGTCTTCTTCGACGACAACAATGGTGATCCGGTCACTCATGCTGGTTTGTCACAGCTTGCGGCCGGTCGGACAAGCCAGACCGCCTCAATGGACTGCGCCCGACCGACCATCTGCCCAATAATTGGGCAATATAGCAAGGATGACCGCAGCCACGCCAAGACGGCGCACAAACGAAAAGGGCGACGCCAACGCGCCGCCCCATTCAGTGCCAGTTGACCGGAGAAATCTCCGACCCAACGAGCCAGATCATCCTTGGAACAGCGACAACAGCGACTGCGGTGCCTGGTTGGCGATCGACAGCGCCTGAACACCCAACTGTTGCTGGACCTGCAGCGCCTGCAACCGGGCCGAGGCCTCTTCCATATCGGCATCAACCAACGCGCCAATGCCGGATTTCAACGCGTCGGTCAGCTGTGACACGAAATCGGACTGCGTCTCGATTCGGCCCTGTGCCGAGCCAAAGGCCGCCGCTGCGTCGATGGCGATATCGATCAGGTTCTCCACCTCGGTCAGCGCGGAATCGGCCCCGGCCTGTGTGGTCACGTCGATATTTGCCAGTTCCTCCAGCCGACCGCCGATTGTGGTGTCGGCCACGCCATAGCTGCGCACCTGCACAGAGAAGTTGTCGCCGGCGTTATTGGCGCCGGTGAAATCCAACTGGTTGGCATTTGTGCCGTTCACGGCCGCCTCGATGCCCAGACCCTCGGTGATATCCGAGTTGTCCGCGACATATTTGTTGAACGCGGCAGCAAGACCGCGGGCCACATCCGCCTCTGTGTCGCCATCGCGGGCGACATAGGTGATCTCCTGCCCGCCGGCGGTAGTGGTGGTGTTGAAGGTGGCAAGACCCGCCGCACCAGCGGAAATCTCGATCGAAAAACCGGTGCCTGCGGCCACGGTTGCGGTACCAGCGCCCGCCGTTTGGCCGATGACCGCAAGGGTGGTCGGCTGCGTTGCGTTCCCAGTCAGGGCAATCGCAGCGGCGTTGGCCGCACCCGACGCGGCGTCCGTGCCAATCGCGGTGGCCGAGGCAGACGCCACGTTGATCGACCCAGCGGAGGTGCCCAGATCCTGCTTGCTGACGGTGATGTCAGAGGCAGTCACCCCGGTGCCCGACCGATCCAGCGAGGCAAGGATATTGACCTGGCCGGTCCCGGCGGTCGTTTCGGTATTCGACAGCAGGTTGAGACCGTTGAACTGCGCCGCGCCCACCACAGCGGAAATCTGGTCGCGCAGGGCGTTGATGTCATCCTGGATCTTCGCCCGGTCGACGTTTTCTTCTTGCGCCGCGACGATCCGGGATTTGATCTCGGTCAGCAGCTCTGTCGTGGTTTCCGCCGCCTGACGCGCCACGGAAACGGTCGATTGGCCAAGATTGAGACTGTCTGAAATGCCTTTGAAGCCTTTGACATCGGCCTCCATAACTTTGGAAATTGCCCAGACGGCAGAGTTGTCTTTGGCGGTTGCGACACGTTTGCCGGTCGAAATTTGCGACTGGGTGTCGGACAAACTGGAGTTGATGGTTTTAAGGGTTTGCAGCGCCACCATGGCGCCGTTGTTCGTCAGGATGCTAGACATATTCTTGTCCTTGCTGTTCGTATGCGCGTTTCGCGCCGGTTTCATTTGCCGCGTGCGGCTTTGCTGACGTCGTTCTGACGGATGCGGGCCTTGGTTCCGGCCCGCGCCACCGCTTTAGGTGCGCCGCCAACCTCACCGTTCCAAATGAACAGAAGCCTAAAACCCGCATCATGCTTGCATAGAATTTGTCTGAAACCTGACATGTCACCCCGCCGTCCCTGACCTGACGGTCAAAAGCCACGGCCCGAAACGACAAACCCCCGGCAGGGATCTGCCGGGGGTTTTCAACATGGCCATGAAAAAAACTCATGTAACCCTTTGACTTTATTTAGGCGCCCACAGTGTCACGCCCCAAAAACTGGATGTCGGCACAGCGCAGGCGCTGCGCGCCTCAGTCCAGATAGGCGCGGAGCGCCGCCTCTGCCCCATCGCGCCAAATTCTCTGGAGTGACTCAGCAAAGGCCCCGGCGAATCCCGCATGATCGGCCAGTTCACCATAGATCTGGCGCTGATTCAGCCAAACTTGCGGCGTCTCTTTGGCCGCAAGCGCCGCAGCGTTCAGATCGCTCCAGAACGGGTCGTTAGGGGCAATGTCCGACCCATCCTCACGGGTGCCCGCACACATGCGGGCCCAGAGCGCCTCAACCAGCGCGAGCCCTTCATACGGGGTTCCCGCCGCCAGCGCCTCGCGCAGGGTCGGCAAC
Encoded proteins:
- a CDS encoding ABC transporter permease; amino-acid sequence: MTTVDPEFTAAEAKEARRARLFTRINTADKWLQAFGLNWITPILRVAAGDNPAAQMKEIWRLLAVPLIAIMVFLMLWGTLAPKVQTSLGAVPGPAQVWEEALNLHDDALAKAAKQAKFETMVEKRNQKFIDAGEPDKVKSIAYTGAPSYYQQIWTSIKTVFFGFLLATIIAVPLGIMAGLSATANAAINPLVQIFKPVSPLAWLPIVTMIVSAMYTSNDGLFAKSFLISAITVTLCSLWPTLINTALGVASIDKDLVNVSKVLKMNTYTKITKLVLPSALPLIFTGLRLSLGVGWMVLIAAEMLAQNPGLGKFVWDEFQNGSSQSLAKIMVAVLTIGIIGFLLDRVMFALQSFFTFSNNR
- a CDS encoding ABC transporter substrate-binding protein, translating into MKTVTLPIAFVPLVDAAPLIVAHEMGFAREEGIELDLISAPSWSSVRDMLAFGRVDAAHLLSPVPVAMAMGLGGVTQPISAVSVLSVNGNVIGVSRALEQRLRQAGFAFDFRDAGAAARALAAAAERPLVFGVPFPFSMHVELLHYWLEASDMARVGYEVRTVPPPLMAQALAEGDVDAFCVGEPWGSEAVESAAGALLLPGKAIWSLAPEKVLAVRTDWAETEPHLLGKLMRAVWRAGRWLDSPDSRTSAAEILAHKAYLDLPSEMIDRALTGHFTISGHAEQREVPGFVGFHDGVANFPWRSQAKWIASRLARRFGLDEGQARATAAQVFRSDIYRQQLINTSADLPGASEKLEGAIRETTAVASQKGQILLPPDAFFDGRIFDPEAS
- a CDS encoding ABC transporter ATP-binding protein, with protein sequence MAVIEFKNVSKSFGTGTHASHVLKNIDLSVEEGEFLVLLGFSGTGKTTLINLMAGLEQPTKGSVTFRGEPITGPGRERGVIFQNYSLMPWLTVEGNVRLAVDTVFPKMRSADKAAKVAQYVQMVGLSHAATRRPAELSGGMRQRVNVARALAMSPEVLLLDEPLSALDALTRGNLAEEIEHIWEADKKTCVLITNDVDEAILLADRIIALNPDGTLGEEFKVGIERPRDRTAMNHDDRFKALRAAVTTYLMDVGIKARAEGSKVLPDVTPIHGVPKVIKDAQEGMIEERFLDFSQLHKVYATPKGPLTVVEDFNLKMDRGEFISLIGHSGCGKSTVLTMAAGLNAISKGAIKLDGRHVEGADPERAVVFQSPSLFPWLTARENCAIGVDKVYPRASRSERQDVVDYYLERVGLADSMDKPAVDLSNGMKQRVGIARAFALSPKLLLLDEPFGMLDSLTRWELQEVLMEVWSRTKVTAVCVTHDVDEAILLADRVVMMTNGPQATIGKIVNVDLPRPRTRKALLEHPDYYHYREQVLGFLEEYEHGAKPKTATAAAKADNKEAA
- a CDS encoding GAF domain-containing protein, whose protein sequence is MMDVVIDTPTRTFIQVTEVWVPEGGVLKLVEGSYGDLTAFAETSRGTEFAKGEGLPGKAWAEERPVVLKGFDGSYFKRTEAAAEAGLTSAVAMPIFDEDELKAVLVVLCGDDDARTGAIEVWHEEDGLLLLDDGYYGAAKHFEWVSQHTSFPKGQGLPGGVWVSGHPMLMRDLGSGYRFIRAESAGEAGLTTGLGLPVPVPHDKTYVMTLLSARGTPIARRFELWDARKARAGDNAALLVDGICAREGTLGDPDNAGNERRVTGFQGAIGRVIGTGLPVVQYGQAGLSAGYSTMVAVPIHKGGELAHIVAWYI
- a CDS encoding flagellin N-terminal helical domain-containing protein, which gives rise to MSSILTNNGAMVALQTLKTINSSLSDTQSQISTGKRVATAKDNSAVWAISKVMEADVKGFKGISDSLNLGQSTVSVARQAAETTTELLTEIKSRIVAAQEENVDRAKIQDDINALRDQISAVVGAAQFNGLNLLSNTETTAGTGQVNILASLDRSGTGVTASDITVSKQDLGTSAGSINVASASATAIGTDAASGAANAAAIALTGNATQPTTLAVIGQTAGAGTATVAAGTGFSIEISAGAAGLATFNTTTTAGGQEITYVARDGDTEADVARGLAAAFNKYVADNSDITEGLGIEAAVNGTNANQLDFTGANNAGDNFSVQVRSYGVADTTIGGRLEELANIDVTTQAGADSALTEVENLIDIAIDAAAAFGSAQGRIETQSDFVSQLTDALKSGIGALVDADMEEASARLQALQVQQQLGVQALSIANQAPQSLLSLFQG
- a CDS encoding ANTAR domain-containing response regulator; protein product: MSDRITIVVVEEDRERAIAIVDALQASGPYEVHVIGNVSSLARRIAALSPDVVLIDIDNPTRDMLEELTLASGPMERPVAMFVSSAAGNLAREAVEAGLSAYVVDGMKPERVKPVLDAAIARFQMVRKMRRELAETRRALEERKVIDRAKGLLMKARGIEEEEAYAMLRKAAMDQGRRVAEVAEALVTASGLLS
- a CDS encoding CmpA/NrtA family ABC transporter substrate-binding protein: MKSFLLSLAATTALVSPAFAQMLELEKDELTFGFIKLTDMAPLAVAYENGYFLDEGLFVTLEAQANWKVLLDGVIGGQLDGAHMLAGQPLAATIGFGTEAHIITPFSMDLNGNGITVSNEVWEMMKPNIPQEDGKPVHPISATALAPVVEQFKSEGKPFNMGMVFPVSTHNYELRYWLAAGGLHPGFYSPDNITGQINADVLLSVTPPPQMPATLEAGTIHGYCVGEPWNQQAVFKGIGVPVITDYELWKNNPEKVFGISAEFAEANPNTAIAVTKALIRAAIWLDENDNANRPEAVEILSRAEYVGADYDVIANSMTGTFEYEKGDKREVPDFNVFFRYNATYPFYSDAVWYLTQMRRWGQIAEPKSDDWFDEVAKSVYRPDIYLEAARMLVDEGLANEADFPWDSDGYKAPTPAADIIDGIEYDGRAPNAYLESLPIGLKGAQTVVGAEVKG